Proteins co-encoded in one Terriglobia bacterium genomic window:
- a CDS encoding Stp1/IreP family PP2C-type Ser/Thr phosphatase, giving the protein MALAVEVAGKTDVGCVRTNNEDNFGFDSRYGIFVVCDGMGGQAAGEVASKMGVDILLDYFRNQTQGAAKQSPNGQNGSSGAQSLANAIQLANKTIFQAGQQHNGRNGMGSTMVAALVRGNSLAIANVGDSRIYLVRQGTIQQLTQDHSLVMEQVRRGYITLEQAQQSEMQNIILRALGSEEVVEADIEDLVALPGDVLVMASDGLTRYVPDDDILKIVQGPRSLQQACGELVRKARECGGDDNITCLLVRIVDRPWYQKLLGKLFFGGQQWQNSI; this is encoded by the coding sequence ATTTTGGCTTCGATTCGCGCTATGGCATTTTTGTGGTCTGTGACGGCATGGGCGGACAGGCTGCCGGCGAAGTCGCCAGCAAGATGGGCGTGGATATTCTTCTGGACTATTTCCGAAACCAGACTCAAGGCGCAGCCAAGCAATCACCGAATGGACAAAACGGTTCTTCCGGAGCGCAGAGCCTGGCGAATGCAATCCAACTGGCAAACAAGACAATTTTTCAAGCAGGGCAGCAACACAATGGACGCAATGGCATGGGTTCAACCATGGTTGCGGCTCTGGTGCGGGGAAACTCGCTGGCCATCGCCAACGTTGGCGACAGCAGAATTTACCTTGTTCGTCAGGGCACAATTCAACAGCTCACGCAGGACCATTCGCTGGTCATGGAACAGGTACGCCGCGGTTACATCACTTTGGAACAGGCACAGCAGTCAGAAATGCAGAACATCATCCTGCGCGCGCTGGGCTCAGAAGAAGTGGTTGAGGCCGATATAGAAGACCTTGTCGCGCTCCCCGGAGACGTTCTGGTAATGGCGTCAGACGGCCTCACGCGTTATGTGCCCGATGACGACATTTTAAAGATCGTCCAAGGTCCACGCAGCCTGCAACAGGCCTGCGGTGAATTGGTAAGGAAGGCCAGGGAATGCGGTGGCGATGACAACATTACTTGCTTGCTGGTGCGGATTGTCGATCGGCCCTGGTATCAAAAACTTTTGGGAAAGCTATTCTTCGGAGGCCAGCAATGGCAAAACTCTATTTGA
- a CDS encoding FHA domain-containing protein, whose protein sequence is MAKLYLKFEQNGQVLKEVFLSQAATTIGRLPDNSVQIDNLAVSGHHARITWEKDHYIVEDLGSLNGTFVNNERVGKATLKNGDQVKIGKHLVEFKHESAVPNFAVAAAAKAGPSAPKLEATMMLDTKQAREKLADKNAPSAGSGPLGISRPAWMADPFVAAKDRLGMLSILEGKTDQEKYVLTGKMTMIGKSSMASIKLKGFFAPTTAALISKRDNKYFISPSESKAKVKINGEEVVTQRELNAGDVIEVGKVKAAFSFQD, encoded by the coding sequence ATGGCAAAACTCTATTTGAAATTTGAGCAGAACGGTCAGGTACTAAAAGAGGTCTTTCTGTCGCAGGCGGCAACTACCATTGGTCGCCTGCCAGACAACAGCGTGCAGATAGACAATCTTGCCGTTTCCGGCCACCATGCCCGCATCACGTGGGAAAAAGACCACTACATTGTGGAGGACCTTGGATCGCTCAATGGAACGTTCGTCAACAATGAACGCGTGGGTAAAGCTACGCTGAAAAATGGCGACCAGGTCAAGATCGGCAAACATTTGGTGGAGTTCAAGCATGAAAGCGCAGTGCCAAATTTCGCCGTTGCCGCTGCCGCCAAGGCTGGTCCATCCGCGCCAAAGCTTGAGGCCACTATGATGCTGGATACCAAGCAGGCCCGTGAAAAGCTTGCCGATAAGAACGCTCCCTCGGCAGGCTCAGGTCCGTTGGGAATTTCGCGTCCCGCGTGGATGGCGGATCCATTTGTTGCCGCCAAAGATCGCCTCGGCATGCTCAGCATTCTGGAAGGGAAGACTGACCAGGAGAAGTACGTTCTTACCGGCAAGATGACCATGATCGGCAAGTCAAGCATGGCATCCATCAAGCTGAAAGGCTTTTTTGCGCCCACCACGGCCGCTCTGATCAGCAAGCGCGATAACAAATATTTCATATCGCCATCAGAGAGCAAGGCCAAGGTCAAGATCAACGGCGAAGAAGTTGTCACCCAGCGCGAGTTGAATGCCGGGGACGTGATTGAAGTAGGAAAAGTGAAAGCCGCCTTCAGCTTTCAGGATTGA
- a CDS encoding sugar MFS transporter encodes MAMVSTLFFAWGFLTCLNDILIPHLKNIFDLNYTEVMLVQFAFFSSYFLFSMPSGKIVEWIGYKRSMVTGLLTMATGALMFVPAASIPSFPLFLTALIVLAAGMTILQTSANPYVAILGPPRTASSRLNLTQAFNSLGTTIAPRFGSWLIVGAALAPASIEAVRAMSADQLHSYRVQQAASVKGPYIGLAIALILLAGTVAWFKLPVIEYAEAHGHATGSIWSHRRLVLGAVGIFVYVGAEVSIGSLMTNYFNQKEIGGLSLKDAAGYLQYYWGGAMIGRFVGSALLQRFRTQGLLAFNAIVAALMVTVSMLTFGHFAMWTLILVGLFNSIMFPSIFTLAIAGLGPLTGKGSGLLVAAIVGGAVIPELQGFLADHIGIHHAFILPVLCYAYIIFYAIKGASAPRQQPA; translated from the coding sequence ATGGCAATGGTCTCAACGCTGTTTTTTGCCTGGGGTTTCCTTACCTGCCTGAATGACATCCTGATCCCGCACCTAAAAAACATCTTTGACCTCAATTACACAGAAGTCATGCTGGTGCAGTTTGCTTTCTTTTCTTCTTATTTCCTGTTCTCCATGCCGTCGGGCAAAATCGTTGAGTGGATCGGCTACAAGCGGTCCATGGTGACAGGCCTTCTCACCATGGCCACAGGCGCTCTCATGTTTGTTCCAGCAGCGTCAATCCCATCATTCCCGCTGTTTCTTACGGCTTTAATTGTGCTGGCGGCGGGAATGACCATCTTGCAAACTTCCGCCAATCCATACGTGGCAATTCTTGGTCCGCCGCGCACTGCCTCCAGCCGCTTGAATTTGACGCAGGCTTTTAATTCGCTGGGAACCACGATTGCCCCAAGATTTGGAAGCTGGCTGATCGTTGGCGCAGCGCTGGCGCCGGCAAGCATTGAAGCGGTGCGGGCCATGAGCGCCGACCAACTGCATAGCTACCGGGTACAGCAAGCCGCCTCTGTCAAAGGACCATATATCGGACTTGCCATAGCGCTCATTCTGCTTGCGGGGACGGTCGCATGGTTCAAGCTGCCTGTCATTGAATATGCGGAAGCGCATGGCCATGCGACAGGCAGTATCTGGAGCCATCGTCGGCTCGTGCTGGGTGCAGTTGGAATCTTCGTTTACGTGGGCGCGGAAGTCTCGATCGGCAGTCTGATGACCAACTACTTTAACCAGAAGGAAATTGGCGGCCTTTCATTGAAAGACGCCGCCGGTTACCTGCAATATTACTGGGGTGGCGCAATGATCGGGCGATTTGTTGGCTCAGCATTGCTGCAAAGATTTAGAACTCAGGGATTGCTGGCGTTCAATGCCATCGTTGCCGCGCTGATGGTTACCGTTTCCATGCTCACTTTCGGCCACTTCGCCATGTGGACGCTCATTCTTGTCGGTCTGTTCAATTCCATTATGTTCCCCAGTATTTTTACTCTGGCCATTGCCGGACTTGGTCCGCTCACGGGAAAAGGATCGGGGCTGCTGGTCGCGGCGATAGTCGGTGGCGCCGTGATTCCTGAACTCCAGGGTTTTCTGGCCGATCACATCGGAATTCACCATGCATTTATCCTGCCGGTGCTTTGCTACGCTTACATTATTTTCTATGCGATCAAGGGAGCTTCTGCACCGCGCCAGCAACCGGCATGA
- a CDS encoding MBL fold metallo-hydrolase yields the protein MYFEQFYLGCLAHASYMLGSQGEAAVVDPQRDVEIYLKAAEQQRLKIRHVFETHLHADFVSGHLELAKRTGAKIYIGAQAGATFPHVALHDGSEVQVGKLRIAALETPGHTPEGISLIVTDEEKSRDPWAVLTGDTLFIGDVGRPDLSKTHTPQQLAGNLYDSLHGKLMTLSDKVLVYPAHGAGSLCGRNMRAERSSTIGTERLTNYALQIKSRDEFIRQLTENLPSRPEYFLEDAQINRAGATPLSELRDLPPISAAELHELLQQGVFVLDVRPNADFAAAHVPGSVNIALSGQFASWAGAIIGLSARPVLVADTPEQYEEARLRLARVGIEDPRGFLQGGISAWKQAGFPVAAVPQITVHDLSQRRNSRLQLLDVRREPEWHAGHIEGAEWFPLDNFKISAPELDPSAPVAVHCQSGYRSMVACSLLLRAGIENVMNVSGGFDAWKQAGLPLEVPVTESV from the coding sequence ATGTATTTTGAGCAATTTTATCTTGGATGCCTGGCGCATGCCTCTTACATGCTGGGATCTCAAGGCGAAGCGGCGGTCGTGGATCCGCAGCGCGACGTGGAGATTTACCTGAAGGCAGCGGAGCAGCAGCGCCTTAAAATCCGCCACGTTTTTGAAACTCATCTCCATGCCGACTTCGTCTCCGGCCATCTCGAACTGGCCAAGCGTACAGGCGCGAAAATTTATATTGGCGCACAGGCCGGCGCAACATTCCCGCATGTAGCGTTGCATGACGGATCAGAAGTCCAAGTCGGCAAGCTGCGTATTGCCGCCCTGGAAACCCCGGGACACACTCCTGAAGGCATTAGTCTGATTGTTACCGATGAAGAGAAGTCTCGGGATCCGTGGGCAGTTCTCACGGGCGATACCTTGTTTATTGGCGATGTAGGCCGTCCTGATCTTTCCAAAACACACACGCCGCAGCAGCTAGCCGGAAACCTTTATGACAGCCTGCATGGCAAATTGATGACGTTGAGCGACAAGGTGCTGGTCTATCCGGCACACGGAGCCGGTTCGCTGTGTGGACGCAACATGCGTGCCGAGCGGTCATCGACCATCGGAACAGAAAGGCTGACCAATTACGCGCTTCAAATCAAGTCACGGGATGAGTTCATCCGCCAGCTTACAGAGAATCTCCCTTCGCGTCCGGAATACTTTCTTGAGGACGCACAGATCAACCGCGCGGGAGCCACTCCGCTTTCAGAATTGCGCGATCTTCCGCCGATTTCCGCAGCGGAGCTTCACGAGCTTTTGCAACAAGGCGTGTTCGTACTCGATGTCCGTCCCAACGCGGATTTTGCCGCCGCGCACGTACCCGGCTCGGTCAACATTGCATTGTCAGGTCAGTTTGCTTCATGGGCTGGAGCCATCATTGGTCTCAGCGCCCGGCCAGTGCTGGTTGCGGATACGCCGGAGCAATATGAGGAAGCTCGGCTTCGTCTTGCGCGCGTAGGTATTGAAGATCCGCGCGGCTTTCTGCAAGGCGGCATCTCCGCGTGGAAGCAGGCTGGGTTCCCAGTGGCCGCAGTGCCGCAGATCACCGTGCATGACTTATCACAGCGCCGGAACTCACGTTTGCAGTTGCTGGATGTCCGGCGCGAACCGGAGTGGCATGCCGGCCACATTGAAGGTGCGGAATGGTTCCCGCTCGATAACTTCAAGATCTCCGCGCCGGAGCTAGACCCCTCGGCGCCGGTCGCTGTCCATTGCCAGAGCGGATATCGCAGCATGGTTGCCTGCAGCCTGCTGCTACGCGCAGGAATTGAAAATGTGATGAATGTCTCCGGCGGCTTTGACGCATGGAAGCAAGCCGGGCTGCCGCTAGAGGTTCCCGTGACTGAAAGCGTTTAA
- a CDS encoding M13 family metallopeptidase has protein sequence MRLNKLLSATLLLSSAVFIQSSAQDQPGQKPEKPGVANPVAVIDDKPVTALPYIPSLDIPSMDKSADPCVDFYQYTCGGWMKDNPIPADQAAWSVYGKLTVNNQRFLWGILDDLAKKTSGRNATQQKIGDYFSACMNEAEVEKLGATPLKPALAEIAALKTKKDLAALLGREHLANATQGLFFGFGSDQDFSDSNQIIAFAVAGGLGLPDRDYYTKPEAKSEEIRQKYLVHVQKMLELLGDSPDAAKREAATIMKIETALAKASLTRVEQRDPHNLFHKMDRKQLQSLTPDFDWNTYLKTAGIDQVSTFNVTEPKFYQELDRQIQSNSLDDLKTYLRWHVASANAPYLSSKFVQQNFDFYSHTLRGVEQIAPRWKRCVRLTDEQLGEALGQEFVNRAFSQETKQSTLKMTKLIEQAMEDDIKQLTWMGPETKKQALEKLHSVVNKIGYPDKWRDYSSVEVKPDDFVGNVHRATIFESNRQLAKIGKPLDRGEWGMTPPTVNAYYNPQMNDINFPAGVLQPPLYDPKMDDAPNYGNTGGTIGHELTHGFDDQGRQFDAKGNLRDWWTKEDGAQFEKRAQCIVDQYAGYTIVDDIKINSKLTEGEDVADLGGLILAYMAWKADTKGKQLENRDGFTPDQRFFIGYAQWACENQRPENLRASAITNEHSPGKYRVNGLMVNIPEFQQAFSCKSGQPMVRENRCRVW, from the coding sequence ATGCGTCTAAACAAACTTCTATCCGCTACACTTCTGCTCTCATCCGCAGTATTCATCCAAAGTTCCGCGCAGGACCAGCCTGGGCAAAAGCCAGAGAAGCCCGGTGTCGCTAACCCAGTGGCGGTGATCGACGATAAGCCGGTCACCGCACTGCCTTACATACCCAGCCTCGATATTCCATCAATGGATAAGTCAGCCGATCCGTGTGTGGATTTTTACCAATACACCTGCGGCGGCTGGATGAAGGACAATCCCATCCCGGCAGATCAGGCGGCCTGGAGCGTTTATGGCAAGCTCACGGTCAATAATCAGCGGTTTCTCTGGGGCATCCTTGACGATCTGGCGAAGAAGACCAGCGGCCGCAATGCGACGCAACAAAAAATCGGTGATTACTTTTCCGCCTGTATGAATGAGGCAGAAGTGGAGAAGCTGGGCGCAACGCCGCTGAAACCGGCTCTCGCTGAAATCGCCGCCCTCAAGACTAAGAAAGATCTGGCCGCGCTGCTGGGGCGTGAGCATCTGGCCAATGCCACTCAGGGTTTGTTCTTCGGCTTTGGATCTGACCAGGATTTTTCCGATTCCAATCAGATCATCGCGTTTGCCGTCGCCGGCGGCCTGGGCCTGCCTGATCGCGACTATTACACCAAGCCTGAAGCAAAGTCAGAAGAAATCCGGCAAAAATATCTTGTCCATGTGCAGAAGATGCTGGAGTTGCTGGGCGATTCTCCCGACGCAGCAAAACGCGAAGCTGCCACCATCATGAAGATTGAAACCGCTCTGGCCAAGGCTTCACTCACCCGCGTGGAGCAGCGCGACCCGCACAACTTGTTCCACAAAATGGATCGCAAGCAGCTCCAGTCCCTCACTCCAGATTTCGACTGGAACACCTATCTCAAAACGGCTGGCATTGATCAAGTAAGCACGTTCAACGTGACTGAGCCAAAGTTCTATCAGGAGTTGGACCGCCAGATTCAAAGCAACAGCCTAGACGATTTAAAAACATATCTTCGCTGGCACGTGGCTAGCGCCAACGCGCCGTATCTTTCTTCAAAATTCGTGCAGCAGAATTTCGACTTCTACTCCCATACACTGCGAGGCGTGGAGCAGATTGCCCCCCGCTGGAAGCGCTGTGTCCGCCTAACGGATGAGCAATTAGGAGAAGCGCTGGGCCAAGAATTCGTCAATCGAGCGTTCAGCCAGGAAACGAAACAGAGCACCCTGAAGATGACGAAGCTGATTGAGCAGGCAATGGAAGATGACATCAAGCAGCTCACATGGATGGGCCCGGAAACGAAGAAGCAGGCCCTGGAAAAGCTGCATTCTGTGGTGAACAAAATCGGCTACCCGGACAAGTGGCGCGACTACAGCTCAGTTGAGGTTAAGCCTGATGATTTTGTGGGCAACGTGCATCGCGCCACAATATTCGAGTCGAATCGCCAGCTGGCAAAGATCGGTAAACCACTGGATCGCGGCGAGTGGGGCATGACGCCGCCCACGGTAAATGCCTACTACAATCCGCAGATGAATGACATCAACTTTCCCGCGGGCGTCCTGCAGCCGCCGCTGTATGACCCTAAGATGGATGACGCGCCTAACTACGGCAACACTGGCGGCACAATTGGCCATGAGTTGACGCACGGTTTTGACGATCAGGGTCGGCAATTTGACGCCAAAGGCAACCTGCGCGACTGGTGGACCAAGGAAGATGGTGCGCAATTTGAAAAGCGCGCGCAATGCATCGTGGACCAGTACGCCGGTTACACGATCGTGGACGATATCAAGATCAACAGCAAGCTCACGGAAGGTGAAGACGTTGCCGACCTGGGTGGGCTGATCCTGGCGTATATGGCGTGGAAGGCTGACACTAAGGGAAAACAACTGGAAAACCGTGATGGCTTTACGCCGGACCAGCGTTTCTTTATCGGCTACGCACAATGGGCTTGTGAAAACCAGCGTCCGGAAAACCTGCGCGCCAGCGCCATCACCAATGAGCACTCTCCGGGCAAATACCGCGTGAATGGCCTCATGGTGAACATCCCGGAATTTCAGCAGGCGTTCAGCTGCAAATCCGGGCAGCCCATGGTCCGCGAGAATCGTTGCCGCGTGTGGTAG
- a CDS encoding copper homeostasis protein CutC, which translates to MVAHPQIRPGKILLEVCIDSVESAVNSERGGADRVELCAGLYEGGITPSAGMIAAVRKTIAIGLHVMIRPRGGDFCYGPDEFGIMQRDILIAKQLGANGVVFGLLNTHGMMDKDRMRQLIDMAHPLKVTCHRAFDMSCDLEQALEDLVDVGADRVLTSGSKRSAVDAMPTLKNLVQQSEGRISVMVCGELSIANVKAVLGYSNATEVHAGLGTTVTSTMKYRNQKIEMGTLPNREYQHEVVKESSVRELRAAIDSL; encoded by the coding sequence GTGGTAGCCCACCCACAAATTCGTCCCGGCAAGATATTGCTGGAAGTCTGCATCGACTCCGTGGAGTCTGCTGTTAATTCAGAGCGTGGCGGCGCTGATCGGGTTGAACTGTGTGCTGGCCTTTATGAAGGAGGTATCACGCCCAGCGCAGGCATGATTGCCGCCGTGCGCAAGACGATTGCTATCGGTCTTCATGTAATGATTCGGCCGCGCGGTGGTGATTTCTGCTATGGCCCTGATGAGTTCGGCATCATGCAGCGTGACATTCTGATTGCAAAGCAGCTTGGCGCGAACGGCGTTGTGTTTGGCTTACTGAATACCCATGGCATGATGGATAAAGACCGGATGCGGCAGTTGATTGATATGGCCCATCCTCTTAAGGTCACATGTCATCGCGCCTTCGATATGTCATGCGATTTGGAGCAGGCCTTGGAAGACCTGGTGGACGTTGGAGCGGACCGCGTTTTGACCTCCGGCAGCAAGAGGAGCGCCGTGGACGCAATGCCCACCCTGAAGAATTTGGTTCAACAATCAGAAGGCCGAATTTCTGTAATGGTTTGTGGCGAACTCTCCATAGCAAATGTGAAAGCAGTGCTTGGGTATTCCAACGCCACTGAGGTCCATGCCGGCCTGGGTACCACCGTTACCAGCACCATGAAGTATCGTAACCAGAAGATTGAGATGGGTACGCTCCCCAACCGCGAATATCAGCATGAAGTGGTTAAAGAAAGCAGCGTGCGTGAACTTAGGGCGGCTATTGATAGCCTCTAG
- a CDS encoding energy transducer TonB: MDLSFEQDRQEWNTLTRSERARRRRWSFSVWVSSAIHLLVVIVLCWPTLPVFVRPALIARGEGGSATPSSIILYVPNDLQLAASSSPPLLSLPVPVHKKPQKTRLRKRINVVEEADKTPNQAEVGSQNGSAYDGLASGDEVKPALPVAFQDLKIYRSELPTGIQGDVIVEITIDAQGAVVEERLLQGLGHGVDDRVIAVLRDWRFHPATRNGVAIPSKHDVHFHFPS, translated from the coding sequence ATGGATCTTTCTTTCGAGCAGGACCGGCAGGAATGGAATACCCTGACGCGGAGCGAGCGGGCTCGGCGTCGCCGTTGGAGTTTCTCTGTCTGGGTTTCATCCGCAATCCACTTACTGGTGGTGATAGTGTTGTGCTGGCCTACGCTTCCTGTTTTTGTGAGGCCTGCTCTCATTGCGCGCGGCGAAGGCGGCAGTGCGACTCCATCATCGATCATATTATATGTTCCGAATGATCTTCAGCTGGCCGCTTCAAGCAGTCCGCCTCTTCTCTCGCTGCCGGTTCCCGTGCACAAGAAGCCACAAAAAACCAGGCTTCGCAAACGCATCAATGTAGTCGAAGAGGCAGATAAGACTCCGAATCAGGCTGAAGTCGGTTCCCAAAATGGCTCGGCCTATGATGGGCTCGCAAGTGGTGATGAGGTTAAGCCCGCTCTGCCTGTGGCCTTCCAGGATCTCAAGATTTACCGATCAGAGCTACCGACTGGTATCCAGGGCGACGTAATCGTGGAAATCACGATTGATGCCCAGGGCGCTGTAGTAGAGGAACGGCTTCTTCAAGGTCTTGGTCATGGCGTTGACGATCGCGTGATCGCGGTTTTGCGGGACTGGCGCTTTCATCCGGCAACAAGGAACGGCGTGGCGATTCCATCCAAACATGACGTGCACTTCCACTTCCCCAGCTAG
- the ggt gene encoding gamma-glutamyltransferase gives MTYNASTQDRSYGRSIVMTDRGIVATSHYLASQAGAQTLAHGGSAIDAAIAANAVLGVTEPMMNGIGGDLFLIYWDAKAGKLYGLNASGWAPQKLTIEFLAKHGITAMPHDGIHSVTVPGAVDGWSQAHKRFGKLPWKDLFTPAIYYAEHGYAVPEIIQDYWAAEEGKLGKTAEARRVFLPGGKVPELGATFNNPDIAKALRLIAEKGRDAFYKGEIAQAIVQTSSAMGGTMELQDLADFSAEWVEPISTTYRGWKIYELPPNVQGMAALEMLNIMETFQPDKGGPKGTIELHKKIEAMKLAYADLYRYNADQRFAAVPVTGLLDKNYAKERAAKINPEKANCNPGAGHPATSDTTYLAAVDKDGNIASLIQSNYSAFGSGVVVNGMGFALQNRGALFSLNPSHPNALQPRKRPFHTIIPAFMERDDVHIGFGIMGGANQPLAHAQFVSNLVDYGMNIQGALEAPRFTVTSGEVVCDILIESRVAPDVIQALRQKGHNLIVRAEYTALMGRGQAVMHNSKTGMNWAASDPRADGSAEPEPSGFGK, from the coding sequence ATGACCTATAACGCTTCCACTCAAGACCGTTCCTATGGCCGTTCTATCGTGATGACGGATCGGGGCATTGTGGCTACGAGCCACTACCTGGCTTCGCAGGCCGGCGCGCAGACCCTGGCCCATGGTGGCTCGGCAATAGATGCGGCCATCGCCGCGAATGCCGTTCTGGGAGTGACGGAGCCCATGATGAACGGGATCGGCGGAGATCTCTTCCTGATTTATTGGGACGCAAAAGCCGGGAAACTCTATGGACTGAACGCCAGTGGCTGGGCACCGCAAAAGCTGACCATCGAATTCCTGGCCAAGCATGGAATTACAGCCATGCCGCACGACGGCATTCACAGCGTCACGGTTCCCGGGGCTGTCGATGGCTGGAGCCAGGCGCATAAGCGTTTTGGAAAGCTGCCTTGGAAAGATTTGTTCACGCCGGCCATTTATTACGCTGAACACGGCTATGCGGTGCCGGAAATAATCCAGGATTACTGGGCCGCCGAAGAAGGCAAGCTTGGTAAAACGGCAGAAGCGAGAAGAGTGTTTCTCCCTGGTGGTAAAGTGCCGGAGCTGGGTGCAACATTCAACAATCCTGACATTGCGAAAGCGTTGCGGCTGATCGCGGAAAAAGGTCGCGATGCTTTTTACAAAGGCGAGATTGCGCAGGCCATCGTGCAAACGTCTTCTGCCATGGGCGGCACAATGGAGCTGCAGGACCTGGCGGATTTTTCCGCCGAATGGGTTGAGCCGATCTCAACCACCTATCGCGGCTGGAAAATTTACGAACTTCCGCCGAACGTCCAGGGCATGGCCGCTCTGGAAATGCTCAATATCATGGAAACCTTTCAGCCTGACAAAGGCGGCCCAAAGGGCACAATAGAACTGCACAAAAAAATTGAGGCCATGAAGCTCGCTTATGCAGACCTCTATCGCTATAACGCCGATCAGCGCTTCGCCGCGGTTCCGGTGACCGGTTTACTGGATAAGAACTACGCAAAAGAGCGCGCCGCAAAAATCAATCCGGAAAAAGCCAATTGCAATCCAGGCGCCGGTCATCCCGCCACCAGCGACACAACGTATCTGGCCGCCGTGGATAAAGACGGGAACATCGCATCTCTGATTCAAAGCAATTATTCGGCTTTTGGTTCTGGCGTGGTAGTGAATGGCATGGGCTTCGCCCTGCAGAACCGTGGGGCGTTGTTTTCGCTCAATCCATCCCACCCCAACGCGTTGCAGCCGCGCAAACGTCCATTCCACACAATTATTCCGGCGTTTATGGAGCGCGATGATGTGCACATAGGATTCGGAATCATGGGCGGAGCCAATCAACCATTGGCGCATGCACAATTCGTTTCCAACCTGGTTGATTACGGAATGAATATTCAGGGAGCGCTGGAGGCGCCGCGCTTTACTGTAACCAGCGGCGAGGTCGTTTGCGATATTTTGATCGAATCGCGCGTTGCGCCGGACGTAATCCAGGCTTTGCGACAGAAAGGCCACAACCTGATTGTCCGCGCCGAATACACCGCGCTCATGGGGCGCGGCCAGGCGGTAATGCACAACTCGAAAACAGGGATGAATTGGGCGGCATCTGATCCGCGCGCGGACGGCTCTGCTGAGCCCGAACCGAGCGGATTTGGTAAATGA
- a CDS encoding homoserine dehydrogenase — protein sequence MHGIEDAIEKRKPSRHNPEQVRVGIIGYGTVGRATAEILSSHAEEISQKTGGICIVVTRICRKKPRATELGVNGITVVSDWRQVATANDVDIVVEAIGGTTVARDVVRTSLENGKAVVTANKALIALHGDELFALAQEKNLPIGIEATVAGGVPVIRAISEALAADRIQAVYGIVNGTCNYILTQMEEHGIEFAHALEQAQAAGYAEADSSLDIDGLDARDKIAILARIAFGHSVVTSEIPVTGIRNITSTDFHYAHRLNSTIRLVASAERAAGGVHIAVQPWLEPRDSMLAKAAGANNAIFIAGESVGTQMLYGRGAGGSATGTAVLSDVLQIARQIARGQTESSLLKGFHRAEPLHPLPRPNPVSWFLRLTVNDQPGILARTAEAIAREGINIDSVIQEPNMAKDRLSFVITLEPTLETTVQRAVEAIDRFEFMRAPVLLLPMISSSEEHV from the coding sequence ATGCACGGCATTGAAGACGCCATAGAAAAGCGGAAACCGTCCAGACACAACCCAGAGCAGGTGCGGGTCGGCATCATTGGCTACGGCACCGTGGGTCGCGCCACGGCTGAGATTCTCTCCAGCCACGCTGAAGAGATCAGTCAGAAAACGGGGGGCATTTGTATCGTCGTTACCCGAATCTGCCGTAAGAAGCCGCGCGCCACTGAACTGGGTGTTAATGGAATCACTGTAGTTTCTGACTGGCGGCAGGTGGCCACCGCTAATGACGTGGATATCGTGGTGGAAGCAATCGGCGGAACTACCGTCGCCCGTGACGTCGTTCGCACAAGCCTGGAAAACGGTAAGGCTGTAGTGACCGCGAACAAGGCTCTCATTGCGTTGCATGGCGATGAACTGTTTGCTCTGGCGCAGGAGAAAAATCTTCCTATAGGAATTGAAGCCACAGTCGCCGGGGGCGTGCCCGTGATCCGCGCAATTTCTGAAGCGCTGGCTGCGGACCGGATCCAGGCCGTTTACGGAATTGTGAATGGGACGTGCAACTACATTCTTACGCAGATGGAAGAACACGGCATTGAGTTCGCGCACGCCCTGGAGCAGGCACAGGCCGCCGGCTACGCTGAAGCTGACTCCAGCCTGGACATCGACGGGCTGGACGCTCGCGACAAGATTGCTATCCTGGCGCGCATTGCTTTCGGCCACTCCGTGGTGACCTCGGAGATTCCCGTTACCGGCATCCGCAACATCACGTCCACTGATTTCCATTATGCGCATCGGCTGAATTCGACCATCCGCTTGGTCGCATCGGCAGAGCGGGCGGCAGGGGGCGTACACATTGCGGTACAACCTTGGCTGGAGCCACGCGACTCAATGCTGGCCAAGGCCGCAGGCGCAAACAATGCAATTTTTATTGCCGGTGAAAGCGTTGGCACGCAGATGCTTTACGGACGCGGCGCGGGAGGCAGCGCCACCGGCACCGCTGTGCTTTCAGATGTCTTACAGATTGCTCGCCAGATTGCGCGGGGGCAGACAGAGAGCAGTCTGCTGAAAGGCTTTCATCGCGCTGAGCCATTGCATCCACTGCCCCGCCCCAATCCGGTGAGCTGGTTCCTGCGCCTTACTGTGAACGATCAGCCGGGAATCCTTGCGCGCACGGCAGAAGCGATTGCTCGCGAAGGAATCAATATTGACTCCGTAATCCAGGAACCCAACATGGCCAAAGACCGCCTCTCATTTGTAATTACGCTGGAGCCGACGCTGGAAACAACCGTTCAACGCGCCGTGGAGGCGATTGATCGATTTGAATTCATGCGAGCGCCGGTGCTCCTGCTGCCGATGATTTCTTCATCCGAAGAACACGTGTAG